The proteins below are encoded in one region of Belonocnema kinseyi isolate 2016_QV_RU_SX_M_011 chromosome 3, B_treatae_v1, whole genome shotgun sequence:
- the LOC117169873 gene encoding uncharacterized protein LOC117169873, whose translation MDLPLIEPGIDPFIDEAELVLQVFPQLMNFLLPLNESRPRKALFPTEYYIDVENNFYYIFIHGYISTTVSALIFVGVDTFFIVVFQHACGIYEILGFKLKSILNNVIYNSINNEDKLQDDINVEIKFCVRNHRRIIKFANDICDCFSTCFFVTLALNMLILSVTGVQTVMKLDRLFETIRFMTFTICQMFHLFYLSVPCQQLIDVSSGID comes from the exons CTTGTCTTGCAAGTTTTTCCTCAGTTGATGAACTTTCTCCTACCACTGAATGAATCGCGACCCAGGAAAGCGTTGTTCCCCACAGAATATTATATAGacgtggaaaataatttttattacatctTCATACATGGTTACATCTCCACTACTGTTTCTGCACTTATTTTTGTGGGCGTGGATACGTTTTTCATAGTAGTTTTTCAGCACGCCtgtggaatttatgaaattttagg ATTTAAATTAAAGAGTATTTTGAACAATGTTATCTATAATTCTATAAACAATGAAGATAAACTACAAGACGATATTAATGTGGAGATTAAATTTTGTGTCCGGAATCACAGAAGGATTATAAA ATTCGCGAATGATATCTGTGATTGCTTTTCAACTTGTTTCTTTGTGACCTTGGCTCTCAATATGTTAATTCTAAGTGTCACAGGGGTTCAG acAGTGATGAAGTTAGATCGACTGTTTGAAACCATCAGGTTTATGACTTTTACTATTTGCCAGATGTTTCATCTCTTCTACCTTAGTGTGCCTTGTCAACAATTGATTGATGTCAGCTCTGGCATTGATTGA